In Acropora muricata isolate sample 2 unplaced genomic scaffold, ASM3666990v1 scaffold_747, whole genome shotgun sequence, a genomic segment contains:
- the LOC136907359 gene encoding putative nuclease HARBI1 encodes MKFTEEYCGWPGAVHDARVLRNSPLFHDAEGRTDDLFPGQTYIIGDAAYLLKTWLLTGFKDNGHLTAQQIRFTHLLSSKRITVERSIGLLKGGFRKLKVSADVDRTRFLSKLITAACTLHNFCIYSHDEIEYFLDPDDDDGDVNDFVNIFANDNNAVRKRAQLMNLIC; translated from the coding sequence ATGAAATTTACTGAGGAGTACTGTGGTTGGCCTGGAGCTGTGCATGATGCTCGTGTCCTACGAAACAGTCCTTTGTTTCACGATGCAGAGGGGAGGACAGATGATCTGTTTCCTGGTCAAACATACATCATTGGGGATGCAGCTTATCTCTTAAAAACCTGGTTGCTGACAGGGTTTAAGGACAATGGCCACCTCACTGCACAGCAAATACGTTTTACTCATCTTTTGAGTTCCAAGCGAATTACTGTCGAACGTAGCATAGGTCTTTTAAAGGGCGGGTTTAGAAAGCTAAAAGTCAGTGCTGATGTTGACAGAACCAGATttctatcaaaattaattacagCAGCATGCACACTCCacaatttttgcatttattCTCACGATGAAATAGAGTATTTCCTGGAtcctgatgatgatgatggtgatgtcAATGactttgtaaatatttttgctAATGACAATAATGCTGTGCGAAAACGAGCACAGCTCATGAATTTGATTTGCTAG